The following nucleotide sequence is from Trifolium pratense cultivar HEN17-A07 linkage group LG2, ARS_RC_1.1, whole genome shotgun sequence.
ACAAGGAAATAAACAGTTCGGAAGGTAAGCCTCTGGACAAACTGGATCCAGCAGTTAATTTAGGTACCAAGGATGCTACCGTGAAAActataataaagaagaaaattatCAAGCGGGTACCTAAAAAGAAGGTGGTTGATGAGGCCTCTAAATCTGTAGTGAATGAGGAGAATGTTGCAGGCTTGCAGCAGTTCTGCCAAAGGATGGTACTGACAGCACTGGCAAGCAGACTGCCGATGCAGACACCATAGTGCCCGAGGCCAAGAAACCTGCAAAGGTAGTAGTAGTAACCAAGAGAAAGTTAAAAACACCAACCTCTGGGGTGAAAGATGATGCAACTGATTCCATCAAAAGAGACACAAAGTCTGATAAAAAAGATGAAGAGAATGCCGTGGTAGCTCCTACAAATGATGTTATACAGAGCACCGGCAAGCAGGCTACTGATGCAGACACAAATATTGTGCCGGTGGCAAAAGAGAAAATTGTGAAGGTCGTTCCTAAGAAAAAGTTAAAGGTGTCTACCTCCGAGAAGCCAGAAGGTGCAGGTGATTCcattaaaaatgaaatgaagtCTGACAATGAAGACAAGAAGGATGGAAAAGGAACTGGAGAAAAAAGTGGATCCAAGATAGCTAAACAGAAAACCTCTGAGAAAGATACTCAAATTGTCAAGGGGAAACTTAAAGTTGGGGATAAATCTAAAGATGAGAAAGTAACAAAAGAGAAAGATGGAAAAAATGAGCCTAAAAGCAAATCTAGTAAAGAAGTGAAAGAGAAGAGGAAGTCTGATGAACCTCCTCGGCACCCTGGACTTATTCCAAAAACAAAATCGACAAAAGATTCTAAAGTATGGTATTTTTTATCTTAACTTAAGAAACATTTACATGCACTATCTTTTGTACACTTTAATTCTAACGTCAATTCTTGTACAGTACAGCTACGGTCATTGTCACTGTCTCTTGATTCGTTGTTGGATTATACTGACAAAGATGTTGAAGAATCAACACTTGAGGTTTgtttatatgttttttcttctttttttctttgcaaCATTTTTCCCCATTATTGGTGAATGTGACTGTTGTTGATTCTCTATGGGGCTGTTGCTGACTCAAAATGTGTGTTTCTGGTTTGGTATTTTTACAGCTTTCATTGTTCGCCGAATCATTTTATGAAATGCTTCAGTTTCAAATGGGCAGTAGGATTTTGACTTTTCTTCAGAAACTGCATGAAAAATTTGTGATCAAAAGAGCTCAGCGAAAGAGGCAGCGGGAAGAGGAGCCTGACAAGGATAATGCAAACAAGACACCCACAAAATGTCAAAAGGGTGATGATCCTTCTGTTAAGAGTGAGACAAAAGTGGACGCATCAAATCCAACCCAGGAAGATAATGAGAAAACTGTTGCCGAGAATGATACTTGTAGTAATAAGGAGGAGGATGTGAAGATGGAAAATGCATCAGATGAGGAAGTAGAGCTGGAAGAAGAGGACCCTGAAGAGGATCCAGAAGAGGAAATGGACAATGATAGTCCCCAACACGACTCATCCAATGATAAAAACGCTGAGCAAGAGGCAGATGCAAAAAATGAATCTGAAAATGTTACTAGCAATGAAAAAGCAGCAGATGAAACTTCTAAAGGGGAAATAAAGGTTAAATATGAGGTGAAAGAGTCCAAAGACAATGTTCAACTCAATGATGAAAAGGAAAACAAGGTTGATATATACAATTAAGAAAGAAACTACTGCTGTTACGGAAGTTGTCGTGGACAAAGAATTGTTGAAGGtacttgttttttcttttacacTATGTTTCAGTTGGTTATTATTGCTTCTATTTGGTCATCTACGTATGTCATAATTTAGTTTCCATGATATAAtgctttgatttatttttaattgcagGCTTTTCGATTTTTTGATCAGAATCGTGTTGGCTACATTAGGGTAACCCCACCTTGGTCTTTATTTTATGATTattgtttgtatattttatttttatccttcAAGAATGATGTGAATCTCCAAAATGTAATATATGCTTGACAGTTGCAGATTCAACACTTGAGGCCTACAGAGTACAATAGATCAAGGTTGCCTAGAAACCGTTGGACTGTTAACCGTGCATATGGTGGAGTTTTGTCTGGAGGTGCTGTTAGGGAAAGGTTTGTATGCTCTCATCTTTTAAAGGCTGTTATTTATAACTTTTgcaattatttatttggttaaatTGCTGGTGTAACttgattatatttatttatttggccAGAAGAACAAGTTTGCAATTACTAATGACAAGGGTAGGCTCTCAAAGGAGGAGATTGAGAAGAAGGTACAAGATGCTGAGAAGTACAAATCGGAGGACGAGGAACACAAGAAAAAGGTGGAGGCCAAAAATGCTCTTGAGAACTATGCCTATAACATGAGGAACACAATCAAGGATGACAACATTGCTTCCAAGTTGTCTGCTGATGATAAGAAGAAGATTGAAGATGCTATTGAGCATGCAATTCAATGGCTGGATGGAAACCAACTTGCAGAGGCTGATGAATTTGAAGACAATAATGAATTGAAGCATCacaaattttattagtttttcccTTGTTAATTGTGTTTAATTGGCTTTGTTTGAACTCATTCCAGAGCTATTGTTAACATTGTCTACTATTCCATTGTGATACAGTTTTGTGTATCTCAATTTTCTTGATGCTTTTTATTGGCTCTTCCATTTGCTTTATTGCTTAGAAGTATATTAGACAAGGAAAAAAATGTAACTTTAAATGG
It contains:
- the LOC123905008 gene encoding protein SHORT ROOT IN SALT MEDIUM 1-like, coding for MKSDNEDKKDGKGTGEKSGSKIAKQKTSEKDTQIVKGKLKVGDKSKDEKVTKEKDGKNEPKSKSSKEVKEKRKSDEPPRHPGLIPKTKSTKDSKLRSLSLSLDSLLDYTDKDVEESTLELSLFAESFYEMLQFQMGSRILTFLQKLHEKFVIKRAQRKRQREEEPDKDNANKTPTKCQKGDDPSVKSETKVDASNPTQEDNEKTVAENDTCSNKEEDVKMENASDEEVELEEEDPEEDPEEEMDNDSPQHDSSNDKNAEQEADAKNESENVTSNEKAADETSKGEIKVKYEVKESKDNVQLNDEKENKVDIYN